Proteins from a genomic interval of Mycobacterium conspicuum:
- a CDS encoding DUF3556 domain-containing protein, which produces MGLFKPEMPQIDIAEWSKGTRSEKIRPMARHWAEVGFGTPVVMHLFYVVKVVLYVLGAWLFAVATTDGLAGATDVLGWYAEPIVFQKVVLYTLLFEVIGLGCGFGPLNNRFVPPMGSALYWLRPDTIRLPPWPTRVPFTKGTARTLLDVALYAGLLLMTFGTLFANGTGPVPALGTHVGLLPMWRIWVILVILAILGLRDKVIFLAARGEVYATLAVTFLFGGVDMIVAAKLVFLVIWMGAATSKLNKHFPFVMSTMMSNNPLFRPRFIKRMFFEKFPDDLRPGRLSRIFAHISTFVEMCVPVALFVAHGGWWTAVPAAIMVIFHLGILTAIPMGVPLEWNVFMIGGVLALFVGHAKLGLTDLKSPVLVGVFIAFVAGIVIAGNLFPRKISFLPGMRYYAGNWDTTLWCIKPSADKKITHNIVSIASMPAAQLERYFGKEQAQLGMYLGYAFRAMNTHGRALFTLAHRAMAGQNEDDYVLTDGERICSTAIGWNFGDGHMHNEQLITAMQQRCGFLPGEVRVVLLDAQPIHKQTQAYRLVDAATGEFERGTVKVADMVTRQPWADDVPVQVLSEAAEEPAAPE; this is translated from the coding sequence ATGGGATTGTTCAAGCCGGAGATGCCGCAAATCGACATTGCCGAGTGGAGCAAGGGCACCCGCAGCGAAAAGATCCGCCCGATGGCCAGGCACTGGGCCGAGGTGGGCTTCGGTACGCCGGTGGTGATGCACCTGTTCTACGTCGTCAAGGTCGTGCTGTACGTCCTGGGCGCGTGGCTGTTCGCGGTGGCCACCACCGACGGCTTGGCCGGGGCCACCGACGTCCTCGGCTGGTACGCCGAGCCGATCGTGTTCCAGAAGGTGGTGCTCTACACCCTGCTGTTCGAGGTGATCGGGCTGGGCTGCGGCTTCGGGCCGTTGAACAACCGGTTCGTCCCGCCGATGGGCTCCGCGCTGTACTGGCTGCGTCCCGACACCATCCGGCTGCCACCGTGGCCGACGCGGGTCCCCTTCACCAAGGGCACCGCGCGCACTCTGCTGGACGTCGCGCTGTACGCGGGGCTGTTGCTGATGACATTCGGGACGCTGTTCGCCAACGGCACCGGCCCGGTGCCGGCGCTGGGCACCCACGTCGGGCTGCTGCCGATGTGGCGGATCTGGGTGATCCTGGTGATCCTCGCGATCCTGGGGTTGCGCGATAAGGTGATCTTTTTGGCCGCTCGCGGCGAGGTCTACGCGACGCTGGCGGTGACGTTCCTGTTCGGCGGTGTCGATATGATCGTCGCTGCCAAGCTGGTGTTCCTGGTGATTTGGATGGGCGCGGCGACCTCAAAGCTCAACAAGCACTTCCCGTTCGTGATGTCGACGATGATGTCCAACAACCCGCTGTTCCGGCCGCGGTTCATCAAGCGGATGTTCTTCGAGAAGTTCCCGGACGACCTGCGGCCCGGCCGGTTGTCGCGAATCTTTGCTCACATCAGCACTTTCGTGGAGATGTGCGTGCCCGTCGCACTGTTCGTCGCGCACGGCGGCTGGTGGACGGCGGTGCCGGCGGCGATCATGGTGATCTTCCACCTCGGGATCCTCACGGCGATCCCGATGGGCGTTCCGCTGGAGTGGAACGTGTTCATGATCGGCGGGGTGCTGGCGCTGTTCGTCGGCCATGCCAAGCTCGGCCTGACCGACTTGAAAAGCCCTGTGCTGGTGGGGGTTTTCATCGCGTTCGTCGCGGGAATAGTGATCGCCGGCAACCTGTTTCCGCGAAAGATCTCGTTTCTGCCCGGCATGCGCTACTACGCCGGCAACTGGGACACCACGCTGTGGTGCATCAAGCCGTCGGCGGATAAGAAGATCACCCACAACATCGTCTCGATAGCCAGCATGCCGGCGGCCCAGCTGGAGCGGTACTTCGGCAAGGAGCAGGCACAGCTCGGGATGTACCTCGGATATGCGTTCCGCGCCATGAACACTCACGGCAGGGCGCTGTTCACGCTGGCGCACCGGGCGATGGCGGGCCAGAACGAGGACGACTACGTCCTCACCGACGGCGAACGGATCTGCAGCACCGCCATCGGGTGGAACTTCGGCGACGGTCACATGCACAACGAGCAGCTAATCACCGCGATGCAGCAGCGTTGCGGCTTCTTGCCCGGCGAGGTGCGTGTGGTGCTACTCGACGCGCAGCCGATCCACAAGCAGACGCAGGCCTACCGCCTGGTGGACGCCGCGACCGGCGAATTCGAGCGCGGCACAGTCAAAGTCGCCGACATGGTGACCCGACAGCCCTGGGCCGACGATGTGCCGGTCCAGGTACTGTCGGAGGCCGCAGAAGAGCCGGCCGCCCCCGAGTAG